From the genome of Ptychodera flava strain L36383 chromosome 22, AS_Pfla_20210202, whole genome shotgun sequence, one region includes:
- the LOC139123313 gene encoding suppressor of Mek1-like, with amino-acid sequence MQDSQNENDNDNEMDTTEMNENAEIGDEVTENIDAEGEGIRTNADNKSTPVDNHDLQNNVVDQSNDHDVINNSPETNAASTTDKNASNISAKEINVTQSEKNRQDVNVSILDNYHDNVPSNHVDTCIEPKNSDSSDNMEISSNEIPNATQHDSESNKSQKGVSSLGKTAEERVLTPPSPFPPSPCFSPATGSLSSTDSNQPISVKLSDSSLPGPSSLFNSSLDNSQDLFLTPAQILATQQRHAEDDDIDETTS; translated from the coding sequence ATGCAAGattctcaaaatgaaaatgataacGATAATGAAATGGACACaactgaaatgaatgaaaacgcTGAAATTGGTGACGAAGTTACTGAAAATATTGATGCGGAAGGGGAAGGAATTCGGACAAATGCCGACAACAAATCCACACCTGTTGATAACCATGACTTGCAAAATAATGTAGTTGATCAATCAAACGACCACGATGTGATAAATAACAGTCCAGAAACTAATGCTGCGTCAACAACCGACAAAAATGCGAGCAATATTTCAGCAAAAGAAATCAATGTCACACAGTCGGAAAAAAATCGTCAAGATGTCAACGTATCGATTTTAGATAATTATCATGACAATGTTCCCTCAAACCATGTAGACACATGCATCGAGCCTAAAAATAGCGACAGCAGTGATAATATGGAAATTAGCAGTAATGAGATTCCAAACGCCACTCAACACGACTCAGAATCTAACAAGTCTCAAAAAGGTGTCTCTTCCTTAGGTAAAACTGCCGAAGAGAGGGTACTAACCCCTCCTTCACCTTTCCCTCCCTCTCCATGTTTTTCCCCTGCTACAGGCTCTCTTAGCTCGACGGATTCCAATCAACCCATTTCGGTCAAGCTCTCTGATTCGTCTCTTCCTGGCCCCTCGTCCCTTTTCAATTCGTCATTGGACAATTCGCAAGATCTTTTCCTCACTCCAGCTCAAATTTTAGCGACCCAACAAAGACACGCCGAAGACGATGATATTGATGAAACAACATCATGA